Genomic DNA from Synechococcus sp. MU1643:
CTCAGTCATGGTCCTCAGGAGCGCGACACCCTGATCAAGGCTTCCACCAAACGTGACGTCACACGCCGGTTCATCCGCGCCATTCAGGACGAGCAGGAGCATCGCCAGAACAACCCTGCTTTGAGGAGCGCTGCAGGCGAATCGCTCCCGCGCACCTTTTTGGAAGTCGCGCGGCATCGGCTGCCCGGGGCAACCTTTGATTCCTTGTTGCAGGAAGCCCTCGCCGCCTGCGCCCAACAACAGGACACTCCCCCTGCCCCCACTCGCTTGGAACCCTCACAGGACAAAGTCATTCCGATTCGCAATGACGGTGACAGCCTCCCGGTGGTTGTGAGCCCAGCCCCTGAATCCGCCTCAGAGGCCTAAGCACAACACTCAGCGACTCTGAAAGGGATTGGCTGGCATCCGCTCACTGCAACGGAGCCGGGCTTCATCCAACCGCTGACGCTCCTCAAGTGACATCGACCACTGCAGTGCAGCGGCAACATCCCTGGCCTGCTCTGGAGTTCGCAGCCCCGGGATCGGAGTTGTACCACGAGATCTGCACCAGTTCAACGCAACTTGAACCATCGATGCCCCGCGTTCGATCGCGATGGCCTGGATCTCACTACGCAACTCAAGACTGGCCGGAAGCAGGCGCCGAAACAAACGGCCTCTCAACCAAGTGGCAGGACGACTCTCCTCACCCCCGGGCGCACAACCCAGCACGCCGAAAGCCAGAGGGCTGTAGGCCAACACCTCCACATCAAGGTCGCTGCTGACAGCGATCAACTCGCGCAGCTGATCATCCGCAGGCGCCAAAAGCGAACACTGCACCTGAACGCTGCGCAGGGAAACGCCGCGTTCCAACAGACGGCGATGGATCAACACCAGGCGTTGAGGGCCCAGGTTGGACAGCCCCAACTCGTCCACCCGTCCAGCCAGAACAAGCTCAGCCAAACCATCGAGAAGGCCTTTCTCCTGCCAGGGCGCGTAACGCGCCGTACTCCAGTGCAATTGCACGCGCCGCAGCTGCCCCTTGAGCCGCGATCGACTGGCCTCGAAGGCAGCATCAAAGCCCCGACGTCCCCATCGCCAGGGGAATGGGGCCAACTTCGTGGCCACCGTCAACTGGGATCGGCGCAGGGCTGGCAACTCGGCCATGAAGTCGCCAAGCAGCGTTTCACTGCGTCCACTCAGGCTCCCCGTTCCATAAGAATCCGCGGTGTCGATCAAGTTGAGCCCAGAGCTGAGGGCCTGTCGAAACGTGGCACGAAGTCGAGCGTCGTCCCGCTGGGAGTCGTATCCCCAAACCGCCTTGTTACCCCAGGCCCAGGTACCGAAACCGATGCCTTTCAACGGGGCGATGCTGCTTCAAGCCATGATCGCAGTCGACCCGTCCCGCTGCGTGATGACCGCATCCCCCACACAGGAACCTGCGACATCGACCGATCAGGCCGTGGAGGGATCGACCGCAGACGAAGAACGCATCCTCTGCAACCACTGCCGCAGAACTGCCAGCAACGGCATTCGATGCCTGGGCATGTGCGTTGCCGATAGTGATTATTGATGATCCACCTGTGGTTGGCGTCACTGCTGTTGGCCGTTCCGGCGACGGGCATTCCATCGCCAGCCTTTGGGCGTCTGGAGCACAGGCCTGCGCATTGCCGCATCGTCGTCGGGGGTCGTCCTTTGGCCTGCGAACGCCTGCAGATCAACGCCAACGGAAGCCGCGGCCTGCGGCTTCGTTTCATCGGAAACGATCAAGCAACTGGCGGCAGCTACCAGTTGAGCTTCGTCAGCCTTAATGGGGACGAAGGCAGCCCGCTCAGCTGCGACAACTCCGGCTGCCGCTTGGATTCACGCCGCTGGAATGGGACACTGCTCAGCACGTCATGGGTCCGCTTTGACGCCAGGGGACTCCCCACGGGCCTACCGGCAACCCGCACCGCCCAAGGTCGCTGCCGGATTGATGAGGACACCATCAGCTGCGAGAGTCACTCACGCAACGTTGCCGGCATAAGCGCGGAGGCTCAATTGTGATGAGGATTCAAAGGCGGCACCCAGATTCGAACTGGGGATAAAGGATTTGCAATCCTCTGCCTTACCACTTGGCCATGCCGCCGCCCGGGAACAGCTGTCCCCATCGGGGGATCGTATCAGCCATGCCCCTGGCTCTCTGCTGTTTCTCTGCAATGGCCATGGGGAAGATCTGATCACCTTGCGGATCATCCAGGCCGTCCATCGGCGCGCACCTCAACGGCCCCTGACCGTGCTTCCTCTGGTGGGCGCCGGCCGGGTGTTTGATACAGCAGTTCAGCAGGGATGGTTAACACGCTTGGGGCCAAAAGCGGCCCTACCCAGCGGTGGCTTCAGCAACCAAAGCCTAAAAGGTCTACTGGCAGACGTCAGGGCTGGGCTCCCGAGCCTGAGCTGGAGCCAATGGCGGTTGGTGCGCCGCCTGGGGGATGAGCGCCAATCCATCGTTGCCGTCGGCGATTTGCTGCCACTTCTGATGGCCTGGAGCAGTGGCGCTCCCTTCGGCTTCATCGGCACTCCCAAAAGCGACTACACCTGGCTAAGCGGTCCCGGACGGGCCAAAAGCGACTGTTACCACCGGCTCAAAGGCAGTGAGTGGGATCCCTGGGAATGGCGCTTGATGCGCTCGCGGCGCTGTCAACTGGTGGCCATGCGTGATCGGCTCACGGCCCGTGGCTTGCAACGCAAGGGCGTGGGCGCTCTGGCGCCGGGCAATCCGATGATGGATGGCCTTGAAATCCAACCGCTGCCATCAGCCCTGGAACGCTGCCGCCGGGTGCTCTTGCTCTGCGGAAGTCGCATGCCGGAAGCCCAGCGCAACCTGCGGCGCTTGGTACGCAGCGCCATGGCGCTGCCCGGGCGTGTACCGATGGCACTGCTCGTGGCCGTGGGCGCCCAACCCGATGCAGAGGCCCTGAGCGACAGTCTTGAACAACTGGGTTTTCGACGCAGCCTTCCGCCTTCAGACCAACTGGGTGCTGAAGCCTGCTG
This window encodes:
- a CDS encoding histidine phosphotransferase; this translates as MPFDKPQRITRRRSSAGPVPPRRPLPSGQDRQQGYRQGARPTFLTLRDHGKVFVADMPHLSDGQLAHICKEAQEVLESLERRIQDMEQELSHGPQERDTLIKASTKRDVTRRFIRAIQDEQEHRQNNPALRSAAGESLPRTFLEVARHRLPGATFDSLLQEALAACAQQQDTPPAPTRLEPSQDKVIPIRNDGDSLPVVVSPAPESASEA
- a CDS encoding aldo/keto reductase, whose product is MKGIGFGTWAWGNKAVWGYDSQRDDARLRATFRQALSSGLNLIDTADSYGTGSLSGRSETLLGDFMAELPALRRSQLTVATKLAPFPWRWGRRGFDAAFEASRSRLKGQLRRVQLHWSTARYAPWQEKGLLDGLAELVLAGRVDELGLSNLGPQRLVLIHRRLLERGVSLRSVQVQCSLLAPADDQLRELIAVSSDLDVEVLAYSPLAFGVLGCAPGGEESRPATWLRGRLFRRLLPASLELRSEIQAIAIERGASMVQVALNWCRSRGTTPIPGLRTPEQARDVAAALQWSMSLEERQRLDEARLRCSERMPANPFQSR
- a CDS encoding lipid-A-disaccharide synthase-related protein; the encoded protein is MLFLCNGHGEDLITLRIIQAVHRRAPQRPLTVLPLVGAGRVFDTAVQQGWLTRLGPKAALPSGGFSNQSLKGLLADVRAGLPSLSWSQWRLVRRLGDERQSIVAVGDLLPLLMAWSSGAPFGFIGTPKSDYTWLSGPGRAKSDCYHRLKGSEWDPWEWRLMRSRRCQLVAMRDRLTARGLQRKGVGALAPGNPMMDGLEIQPLPSALERCRRVLLLCGSRMPEAQRNLRRLVRSAMALPGRVPMALLVAVGAQPDAEALSDSLEQLGFRRSLPPSDQLGAEACWVKGACLVLIGRGCFDRWAGWAEAGIATAGTATEQLVGLGIPALSLPGPGPQFKPGFARRQSRLLGGAVRPCPDESELTKRLEYLLADPALRSQLGRIGTQRMGPAGGSDQLARLILDRFNGY